Proteins encoded in a region of the Phaenicophaeus curvirostris isolate KB17595 chromosome 1, BPBGC_Pcur_1.0, whole genome shotgun sequence genome:
- the PROS1 gene encoding vitamin K-dependent protein S codes for MGPRCLPLLAGLAVAVALAEAATFLSQQYASQFLVRKRRANSFMEESKKGNLERECIEELCNKEEAREIFENNPETEYFYPKYLSCLASHRAGVFRITASTPDSPAGLRACVNEISNQCSPLPCHKDGYKDCIDGQAQYTCICKSGWQGEKCEEDINECEDLNGGCSQRCSNFPGSYRCLCEDGYFMDSNKRDCGDINECVLHPNICGTATCKNTLGRYECECAEGYTYNSTSKSCEDIDECAENVCAQLCVNSPGSYSCYCDGKKGFKLSKDMKNCESVTACTPLNLEKNYELLYLAEQFIGIPVLYLKFKLPNVTRFTAEFDFRTYDAEGVILYAESLDNASWILLALRDGKIEIQFKNEFGTKVTSGGKAINDGLWHIVSVEELEHSISVKIAKEAVMSINSPGTLFKQSQGFLETKVYIAGLPRKVGNTLVKQINPRLDGCIRAWNLMNQGHSGVKEVIQEKQSKHCLVAVERGSFYPGTGMAKFQINYNNLDSAEDWLINVTMTIRPSADTGVMFALVSNQTVPLALSIVDSNSADSQKIIATIGNITVAQLESKKLCTPRKVLVGLVVTKQQIELSVDSHMDRSNPEQLSILNQAMMANVVTYLGGLPDVPLGAALVTAFYNGCMEVKVNNRQLDLDEAISKHNDIRSHSCPLIMQ; via the exons ATGGGGCCGCGGTGCCTCCCGCTGCTGGCGGGCCTGGCGGTGGCCGTCGCCCTGGCGGAGGCTGCGACCT TTTTATCCCAGCAATATGCCTCTCAGTTCCTGGTGAGGAAACGTCGAGCAAATTCTTTTATGGAAGAAAGTAAGAAGGGAAATCTAGAAAGAGAGTGCATTGAAGAATTATGCAATAAGGAAGAAGCCAGGgaaatctttgaaaataatcCTGAAACC gagTATTTTTATCCCAAATATTTAA GCTGCCTTGCCTCCCATCGAGCAGGGGTTTTCAGGATTACTGCAAGTACTCCAGATTCTCCAGCTGGCCTGAGGGCTTGTGTCAATG AAATTTCAAACCAATGTAGCCCTCTGCCGTGCCATAAAGATGGATATAAGGATTGCATAGATGGACAAGCCCAATATACATGCATCTGTAAATCAGGATGGCAAGGAGAGAAATGTGAAGAAG aTATAAATGAATGTGAAGACTTAAATGGAGGTTGTAGCCAACGCTGTTCTAATTTTCCTGGAAGCTACCGTTGTTTATGTGAAGATGGCTACTTCATGGATTCAAATAAACGAGATTGTGGAG ATATAAATGAATGTGTGTTACATCCAAACATCTGTGGCACAGCCACCTGTAAGAACACCCTGGGGAGATATGAGTGTGAATGTGCGGAAGGCTACACATATAATTCAACTTCCAAGAGCTGTGAAG ATATTGATGAATGTGCTGAAAACGTTTGTGCTCAACTCTGTGTAAATTCTCCAGGAAGTTATAGCTGCTATTGTGATGGCAAGAAAGGGTTCAAGCTCTCTAAGGACATGAAAAATTGTGAG TCTGTTACTGCATGTACTCCACTGAACCTTGAAAAGAATTACGAACTGCTTTACCTGGCAGAGCAATTTATAGGAATTCCTGTTCTATACTTAAAGTTTAAGTTGCCAAATGTCACAAG ATTTACAGCAGAATTTGATTTCCGGACATACGATGCAGAGGGAGTTATATTATATGCAGAATCCCTTGACAATGCATCATGGATCTTGCTTGCACTTCGGGATGGGAAGATTGAAATTCAGTTCAAGAATGAATTTGGAACAAAGGTCACCAGTGGAGGCAAAGCCATTAATGACGGACTGTGGCATATA GTATCTGTCGAAGAACTAGAACACAGCATCAGTGTAAAAATAGCTAAAGAAGCTGTGATGAGTATTAACAGCCCAGGAACTCTCTTTAAACAATCACAGGGTTTCTTGGAAACTAAGGTATACATTGCAGGATTACCGCGCAAAGTTGGCAACACTCTTGTTAAACAG ATTAACCCTCGACTAGATGGGTGCATTCGTGCCTGGAACCTGATGAATCAGGGACATTCAGGTGTAAAAGAAGTtattcaagaaaaacaaagcaagcactGTTTAGTAGCAGTGGAGAGAGGATCCTTCTATCCTGGCACTGGAATGGCTAAGTTTCAGATAAACTATA ataatcTTGACAGTGCTGAAGACTGGCTAATAAATGTGACTATGACTATTCGCCCATCCGCGGACACTGGTGTTATGTTTGCCTTGGTTTCTAATCAAACAGTGCCTCTGGCTTTGTCTATAGTGGACTCTAACTCCGCTGACTCACAG aaaatCATTGCAACTATTGGAAACATCACTGTTGCACAACTGGAATCAAAGAAGTTATGTACACCCAGAAAAGTGTTGGTTGGACTTGTAGTAACCAAACAGCAAATTGAACTGTCTGTTGATTCACACATGGACAGAAGCAATCCAGAGCAACTGTCTATCCTCAATCAAGCAATGATGGCAAATGTTGTTACCTACTTGGGCGGCCTGCCAG